The genomic DNA TTCAATGGTATTCGCTACGACGGTATCCCTGTTTAAAAGTGGGTGATACGCATTAGGTAAATAAACCGTTCTTTCTTTATAAAAAGTAGGTTTGGTCCCTTTAATTGAACGTGCATAACGTGCTTTAGCAGTTAAGAAATCGATATGACCCATAACCGACTCTGCCACGAGACAACCATCAGCATCAGCTGCTACTAAACCAGTTAATTCTGTTAATATACGTTCTCGTTCTACGGCTTCTTCATTTCGTAGACGACTAATTTGGTTGTTCATTTCCACTATCGATGACGGCTCAATATAGAGCGTTTGACCTGACGCAGATTGATCATGAACAATACCTTTAAAGTCTTGACGATATTCAGCTTTTACAGGAATAACATTACGGTCATTACGAACAGTAATAATGGCATCGGATAATTTCTTTTGATTTGCCTGACTCTTAACGATACGGTCTAAATTTTGACGTATACGTTGATTTGTACTAGAAATTTTACTTCTGATACCTTGTAATTCATAGCTAGCACTATCATATAAATCGTGTGTATCACATTTTTCATTTATTTCTTGGAAAAGGTCTGACAGTACTGGCAATTGGTTCATCTTATCATTCAAGATAGGGTATTTAACTACACCTTCATCTTCTTCAAGTAATTGATTATAAAATGTCTTAAATTGATTTTGAACTTGAATTAAACGTTTAATTAAATTCAATTCGGTAACGTTTAATACCCCACCAATTGTGGCACGATGAATATGTGGAGACACTTTGGCTAAACCACTTAAGCTTGGTAAGCGATGTTTATTATAAATTTGTGAGATTTCATCTGTCTCATTCATTTGAAATTCAACTGTTTCAAAATCAGTTGCCGGAGACATGTTAGACACTTTTTCACGTCCTAAGTCGCTAATAGTCTCAGAAGCAATAAATGATTTAATTTTATCAAATTCTAAGACGTCTAATGTTTTTTGTCTCATACAATCCCTCTATTTCTTCAATTTAATATTGTTTTCGATTAAGTCTTTAAACGCTTCTCGAGACATCGTATTAATGACTCTATCTTTAGTAACAAAGCCCTTTTGAGCTGTAGCCACACCATATTTCATAAAGTTAAGATGATCCACATGATGCGCGTCTGTATTAATGGTTAATTTAACGTTAGGATATTTTCGAACAGTTTCTGCATTTAAGTCTAAGCGTTTAGGATTCGCATTAATTTCCATGATCGTATTGGTTTCTTCAGCTAATGACATTAATTGTTCTATATTAGGTTTATAACCATCACGTCGTCCAATAATACGTCCTGTTGGGTGAGCGATGTGTCTTACATATGGATTACGACACGCATTCTCTAAACGTTTCATTATCTCTTCTTCTGATTGATTGAAACTTTGGTGAATTGCGGCAATCACGTAATCTAGTTGTGCTAATACATCGTCATCATAATCGAGTGAGCCATCAGGAAGAATATCCATTTCTGTTCCCGAATAGATATCTATTTCGTTATATTCCTCGTTTAGCTTTTTAATTTCTTCATTTTGACGTAACAAACGTTCTACTTGTAAACCATTGGCTACTTTTAAACTTTGAGAATGGTCTGTGATAACCATAAATTCATAGCCTTTTTGAATATTTGCTTCAATCATATCTCTTATTGAGAAAGCACCATCACTGTATGTGGTATGCATATGAATATCACCATTCATATCATTTAAAGTAATAATATTATTTAAGTTTTTATCAAATTCACTACCATCTTCACGCATTGCAGGTGCAATCCATTCACTACCAAAGTGTTGATAAATTTCTGCCTCACTTTGAAATTGTAAAAGCGTTCCATCTTGTTGTTCAATGCCATACTCGCTGACCTTTTCATTTTGCGCTTTAGCTAATTGTCTAATACGTATGTTATGTTCTTTAGAACCTGTAAAATGTTGTAATGTATGATAAAAAGCGGCTGGTTCTATAAGACGAAAATCAACACCAATGGTTTCATCATCGTATGTTAATTCTAAAGATACTTTAGTTTGACCTACCGCAACATCTTTCACTTTGTTAGGGATATCGAGTAGCTGTTGTTGTACTTTCTCAGGTTCATTTGTACTAATAATATAATCTAAGTCTTTACTCATTTCTTTATATCGACGGAAACTACCTGCTTCTGAATACTTGTCAATCGCTTCCAATGTTTCTAGATAGTCAACGATTGTTTTATTCAAACCTCGCATTAAGTCAATCGGATAACGGTCTTTTTTTGCACCTAATGCTTTAACCGCTTCTAAAATATTTTGTTCAGTTTTTTTGGCAAATCCACTTAATTCGCTCACTTTACCTGCTTCACATGCAGATTGTAAACTTTCTTTATCAGTGATGTTAAGTGCTTTATATAATTTAGCAATCTTTTTACTACCTAATCCTTGTATTTTCATTAAAGGAATTAAACCTGAAGGCACAAGTTGTTGCAATTCTTCTAAATAAGTTGACGTGCCTGTTGAACGGTATTCATTAATAACCTCGCCGACACCTTTACCTATACCTTTTAATTCAGTCACATCTTCAATTTCATCTAAAGGTCGTTCATCTATTTCTAAACTCTGAGCTGCTTTTCGATAGGCAGATACTTTAAATGTATTTTCTCCATTTAATTCCATATATGTTGCTATTTTTTCTAATAATTGAATAACATCTTTTTTAGTCATTATGCTCACCCCATAAAAAGAAGACCAGGACATTTAACAAAGTAGCCTTGTCCTGACCTTATATCAGTTTTGTTTTATAAATTTAAAATGTAAGACGAGAAAAAAGGTGTGTTAAATAAAATAACGCTACCTAAATAAGAATGCTTTAAACTTGTTTGTATCCAATCAACGGGATAAATTGACAAGACATAAAGTAGCAATTGAATCACTATTACAGCCATTATAATACTTAACATACAACCAAAAATTCTACTTAATCGCTTAATATTTTGATACGTCACTATATTATCAAAAGTGACAATAATAAGATATAAAAGCAACTTACTAACTATAGCGATAGTAATGAAAGCTATAATCGTATCAAATCGTTGTTGTAAGTCATTAAAATGAAAAGCAAATTGCGTATCAAATGCGACAGTCTTAGGATACGGTAAAAATACAACTAGTTGCTTAGAAAGAGCACGGTAGAAATGATGGGCCACTATTAACGCTACTACCGATGCAAGTAAATGCAAACTATTTAACCATGCGCCCCTTCTAAAACCAATGATTAAATAATAAAACATTATGAATAAAATGATAAAATCTATAATCATCTATTCTTCTCTTTGTTGAAGTTGTTTAATTTCTTGTAATAATTTTCGATTTTCTTCTTCCAATTTCACTTTTTCATGCATAATGTTAACCGCTGTTAAAATTGACTTTCTAGTTGTATCTAATCCAGTGGATTTTCGTCCTAACTCTAATAACTTTTCATCCACTAAATGTGCTACATAACGAATATGCTCCGGGCTTTCTTCACCGATTATTGTATAATTCTGATCGTTAATTGTTACATTAATTCGATTTTTAAATTCTCCCATAGCACTAACTCCTGACATTGTTTTTATTCTTTTAGCATATAATGATAGCGCATTTAACATAAATTAGTTAGAAATGTTGTAAAAATTAAATGCAAATTATATCTATTTTATATAGTAGAATATCACAATATATTATACATTAGGATACTTAAATTTGTAAGTAGCTATTCATAACACTTTTAAATGTTTTAGTAATATGCATTAATTAATTTCACTGTTGTTATTAATCAATTATGTTATGCTTAAATATGTTTTAATAGATTTTTGAAAAGTGAGGTCCACGAAGGCAATGGCAAATGTCGTTCACAAGTTATCCAATTTAGAAATACAACAATTAATGCAAAAAATAAACTTCGATACATCACAATTACCCAATGGTATGAAAGCACGTGCAAAATACAATCAAGCAGTAATCAATATTTATCATTCTGGAAAAGTACTGTTTCAGGGTAAAAATGCTGAGATAGTGGCAGAACAATTATTGCCACAACATAGTAGCACTACTTCAAAAAGTACATCTTCCCATAAAGATACTACCTCTACCATTGCATATAATCACTATAATTGTATAGGTAGTGATGAAGCAGGCAGTGGTGATTATTTTGGACCTTTAACGGTGTGTGCTGCATACGTATCTAAAGAAAATGTTCAAATTCTGAAGACATTAGGTGTCGATGACTCAAAAAAATTAACAGATACAAAAATCATTGAACTAGCAGAACAGTTAATAACGTTTATACCGCATTCATTGCTAACACTTGATAATCCAAAATATAACGATAGACAATCCATCGGTTGGTCACAAGTTAAAATGAAAGCTGTACTTCATAACGAAGCTATTAAAAATGTGACTCAAAAAATTAATACTGCTGATTTAAATTATATTGTTATCGATCAATTTGCTGTACGTGGTGTTTATCAGCGTTATGCTCTAAGTGAACTTCCATTCGCTGATAAAACAAAATTCGAAACTAAAGGCGAGTCGAAATCACTAGCTATTGCTGCAGCAAGCATTATTTCTAGATATGCTTTTGTTAAACATATGGATCATATATCTCATAAAATGAAACAAGATGTCCCTAAAGGTGCCAGCAATAAAGTAGATTTAACTGCCGCGAAAATCATTGAAAAATATGGCATAGAAACGCTAGATAATATTTCAAAAAAGCATTTTAAAAATCGAGAAAAAGCTCAAAACTTAGTAACTAAAAAGTATAAATAAAATATTTGTGCCCATGACATAAAGTTCTTGAATAAATTAAAAAGGGAGTGGGATAGTATTCTTTTTAAATTCGTTGTCCCACTCCCAACTTGCTTTGCTTGTAGAATTTCTTAGTGAAATTCTCTTTGTTGGGGCCCCGCCCGCAAAGATGACTAGAACTGGAAAAAGCTTGATTTAAGCGCCTTTTCAGTTCAGTCAGCTACTGCGAATTTGCAAAATAGCATCATCATATTATTTATGTCCCAGGCTCTTTCATTATTATTTTCAGTTCGTTGAACTACTACTTTTCTTATATTTAGTGCCCTTAATACAAATCCTATTTCTCTTCTACCTTTATTCATCCACCAAGCTGACATTCGAGTGAAACCCAAAATAGCCATCATAAATTCAAAAACTAGTTCCACGTCCATTTTTTTATTTGTAGCTCTCTTTTGTTTCTGGTTCAAAAAATTTTTGATTGATTTGAGCTTTTGAATTTTCCCAATTATAATTTTCATCATTTTAAGATTAAATGATGTAACTCCCCCAATAATATTTATCTAATTATACGAAAGGCCTTTTTTCTTCAGAGTATTTTAAAGTAAAATTACATTTAAATACGTAGTATTTATGGCAAGACTCCTGAGGGAACAGTACTAGTTGAAGACCTTAGAAATACTTACAGATTTATCTGTGTAGTATTTCTGGCTGAAACTGTACCCTCGGAAAGCGTAGCAATACAATACGAAGTATAGACTAGAAAAAGCACTAATAAGAATTGAAGTTTCCATTGGTAGTGAAAGTTGAGACATGTTATAAACTATATATGTCCCCTTGTTAATTAGTTTAGTAATAAATTTAAGGAAGGGCTTTTTTTCTTCAGAGGATTTTAATGTAAAATCACATATGAATACGTAGTATTTATGGCAAGACTCCTGAGGGAACAGTACTAGTTGAAGACCTTAGAAATACTCACAGATTTATCTGTGTAGTATTTCTGGCTGAAACTGTACCCTCGGAAAGCGTAGCCATACAATACGAAGTATTGAGTATAAAAAAAGCACTAAGATGATTATTTTATTAATCAACTTAGTGCCATTATTTTTGAATTGATGTCTTAGCCTGTTACACTATTATCTAATTGTAGCACCTTGTGCTTGTAATGCTGCTAAAATCTTATCATGAACTTTGGATACGCGTTCATCCGTCAAAGTATCTTCAGTATCTAAATAGTTTAATCGAATTGCTACGGATTTTTTGCCTTCTTCTAAATGTTCACCTTCATAAACATCAAATACTAATGTACTTTGTAAGATATCCTCACCATTATTATGAATCGTTTGTTTCAATTCTGATGATGGCACTTCATGATTAACTTCTAAAGCAATATCACGTGTAACGCCAGGGAATCTAGGAATTGGTGCATAATTAATATATCCCACTGCTACTTCCATCATTGCATCATAATTCAATTCGAACACATACGTACGTTTTAAATCATTATCTGCAGCAACTTGAGGATGTAATTCACCAATAAAGCCAATTTCTTTGCCTTCTAATGAAATAATCGCTGTTCGTCCTGGGTGTAAACCTTTAATTTCTCCGGCTTTGTAACTAAATTCTAAGTTTAATTTTTCAGCTACTCGGTCTACAACACCTTTGGCGATAAAGAAATCAATTTCTTCTTTTTTACCTTGCCAAGTATTCACTACATATTCGCCAGTTAAAATACCACTTAAGTATTCTACTTCATCTGGAAGTTCGTCTTCACCATTACCAAAGAATACTCGACCAACTTCATATAATCTCACATCTTTATTTTTACGTGCGACATTATACGCAGTTGCTTCAATTAAATGAGGTAATAAGCTTTGACGTAATGTAGCATGTGCTTCACTCATTGGCATTAATAAACTGATTGTTGGGCGCTCTTGTAATGCAAAGTCTTTCGCATGATCTTTTGACACTAACGAATAAGTGATGGCTTGATTTAATCCAGCACCTTCAAGTGTTTCTTTAACCG from Staphylococcus taiwanensis includes the following:
- a CDS encoding CvpA family protein; amino-acid sequence: MIIDFIILFIMFYYLIIGFRRGAWLNSLHLLASVVALIVAHHFYRALSKQLVVFLPYPKTVAFDTQFAFHFNDLQQRFDTIIAFITIAIVSKLLLYLIIVTFDNIVTYQNIKRLSRIFGCMLSIIMAVIVIQLLLYVLSIYPVDWIQTSLKHSYLGSVILFNTPFFSSYILNL
- the polX gene encoding DNA polymerase/3'-5' exonuclease PolX, encoding MTKKDVIQLLEKIATYMELNGENTFKVSAYRKAAQSLEIDERPLDEIEDVTELKGIGKGVGEVINEYRSTGTSTYLEELQQLVPSGLIPLMKIQGLGSKKIAKLYKALNITDKESLQSACEAGKVSELSGFAKKTEQNILEAVKALGAKKDRYPIDLMRGLNKTIVDYLETLEAIDKYSEAGSFRRYKEMSKDLDYIISTNEPEKVQQQLLDIPNKVKDVAVGQTKVSLELTYDDETIGVDFRLIEPAAFYHTLQHFTGSKEHNIRIRQLAKAQNEKVSEYGIEQQDGTLLQFQSEAEIYQHFGSEWIAPAMREDGSEFDKNLNNIITLNDMNGDIHMHTTYSDGAFSIRDMIEANIQKGYEFMVITDHSQSLKVANGLQVERLLRQNEEIKKLNEEYNEIDIYSGTEMDILPDGSLDYDDDVLAQLDYVIAAIHQSFNQSEEEIMKRLENACRNPYVRHIAHPTGRIIGRRDGYKPNIEQLMSLAEETNTIMEINANPKRLDLNAETVRKYPNVKLTINTDAHHVDHLNFMKYGVATAQKGFVTKDRVINTMSREAFKDLIENNIKLKK
- the zapA gene encoding cell division protein ZapA, with protein sequence MGEFKNRINVTINDQNYTIIGEESPEHIRYVAHLVDEKLLELGRKSTGLDTTRKSILTAVNIMHEKVKLEEENRKLLQEIKQLQQREE
- a CDS encoding ribonuclease HIII; its protein translation is MANVVHKLSNLEIQQLMQKINFDTSQLPNGMKARAKYNQAVINIYHSGKVLFQGKNAEIVAEQLLPQHSSTTSKSTSSHKDTTSTIAYNHYNCIGSDEAGSGDYFGPLTVCAAYVSKENVQILKTLGVDDSKKLTDTKIIELAEQLITFIPHSLLTLDNPKYNDRQSIGWSQVKMKAVLHNEAIKNVTQKINTADLNYIVIDQFAVRGVYQRYALSELPFADKTKFETKGESKSLAIAAASIISRYAFVKHMDHISHKMKQDVPKGASNKVDLTAAKIIEKYGIETLDNISKKHFKNREKAQNLVTKKYK